The Leucobacter rhizosphaerae genome includes a region encoding these proteins:
- a CDS encoding ABC transporter permease has protein sequence MSLRVLLRRVGQAFLVLALAYTGAYVLLSALPGDAVMARYGSPDLGLSTEQIAEIRESYGIDRPVILRYFESIGAFLRGDFGYSVQSGAKVSDLIAEALPSTLALAGIALVGAVFLAVVIAFTASYGKGTWLRRLFRNLPPLFISLPVFWIGIILIQVFSFRLGLIPVIGASPAQAIILPAITLMIPIAAPLAQVFLRSIDEVREQPFVSVVRARGASTSWLLWRNVAPNALLPALTMAGLLFGELVGGAIVTEAVFGRVGIGNLTAQAVANRDTPVLLAVVVIATVVFVTINLAVDLLYPVLDARLRRRGSGGRAARRDPAFVDAPMETAAIDGSALDAVAPGSGPGSAPETDRPGGTR, from the coding sequence ATGAGCCTTCGGGTGCTGCTGCGACGCGTGGGCCAGGCCTTCCTGGTCCTCGCGCTCGCGTATACGGGCGCGTACGTGCTGCTCTCGGCGCTGCCGGGTGACGCCGTCATGGCGCGCTACGGCAGCCCCGACCTCGGGCTCAGCACCGAGCAGATCGCGGAGATCCGGGAGTCGTACGGCATCGACCGACCGGTGATCCTGCGCTACTTCGAGTCGATCGGCGCGTTCCTGCGCGGCGACTTCGGCTACTCCGTGCAGAGCGGGGCGAAGGTCTCCGACCTGATCGCCGAGGCGCTGCCGTCGACGCTCGCGCTCGCCGGCATCGCCCTCGTCGGCGCCGTGTTCCTCGCCGTGGTCATCGCGTTCACCGCGAGCTACGGCAAGGGCACCTGGCTCCGCCGCTTGTTCCGGAACCTCCCGCCGCTCTTCATCTCGCTGCCGGTGTTCTGGATCGGCATCATCTTGATCCAGGTGTTCTCGTTCCGGCTCGGGCTGATCCCCGTCATCGGCGCGAGCCCGGCCCAGGCCATCATCCTGCCCGCGATCACCCTCATGATCCCGATCGCCGCCCCGCTCGCGCAGGTGTTCCTCCGCAGCATCGACGAGGTCCGCGAGCAGCCGTTCGTGAGCGTCGTCCGCGCCCGCGGCGCCAGCACCTCGTGGCTGCTGTGGCGTAACGTCGCCCCCAACGCGCTGCTCCCCGCGCTCACCATGGCCGGGCTGCTCTTCGGCGAGCTCGTCGGCGGTGCGATCGTCACGGAGGCCGTCTTCGGGCGCGTCGGCATCGGCAACCTCACCGCCCAGGCCGTCGCGAACCGCGACACCCCGGTGCTGCTCGCGGTCGTCGTGATCGCGACCGTCGTGTTCGTCACGATCAACCTCGCCGTCGATCTGCTGTACCCGGTGCTCGACGCCCGGCTGCGGCGCCGCGGATCGGGCGGTCGTGCCGCCCGCCGCGATCCCGCGTTCGTCGACGCCCCGATGGAGACCGCGGCGATCGACGGCTCGGCGCTCGACGCCGTCGCACCGGGATCCGGACCCGGATCCGCCCCCGAGACCGACCGGCCCGGAGGCACCCGATGA
- a CDS encoding SDR family oxidoreductase — protein MPEPRPIAIVTGASGGMGGAIVRDLAETHRVIAVGRTTEALDTLARETGSESWALDVTDEAALAARVSDLPRLDVVIHAAAIADPLRVDAATREDWDRHFAVNVTAPATLTRLVLPLLRAAEGTVVFIGSGAGTRPAPGSAVYSASKHALRGLADVLRIDEEPHRVRVVTVAPGQTDTAMLRSSIPAEAYQPERYIRPESVADAVRFVVDAPADVQITDVAVRPRQEIARI, from the coding sequence GTGCCTGAACCCCGCCCCATCGCTATCGTCACCGGAGCGAGCGGCGGGATGGGCGGCGCGATCGTGCGCGACCTCGCCGAGACGCACCGGGTCATCGCCGTCGGCCGCACCACCGAGGCGCTCGACACCCTGGCCCGCGAGACCGGCAGCGAGAGCTGGGCGCTCGACGTCACCGACGAGGCGGCACTCGCCGCGCGGGTCTCCGACCTGCCGCGGCTCGACGTCGTGATCCACGCCGCCGCGATCGCCGATCCGCTGCGGGTCGACGCCGCAACTCGCGAGGACTGGGACCGCCACTTCGCCGTCAACGTCACGGCGCCCGCGACACTCACCCGGCTGGTGCTCCCCCTGCTGCGCGCGGCAGAGGGAACCGTCGTGTTCATCGGCTCCGGGGCGGGCACGCGCCCGGCGCCCGGAAGCGCGGTGTACTCGGCGAGCAAGCACGCCCTGCGCGGCCTCGCGGACGTGCTGCGCATCGACGAGGAGCCGCATCGTGTGCGCGTGGTGACGGTCGCCCCCGGGCAGACCGACACCGCCATGCTGCGGTCGTCGATCCCGGCCGAGGCCTACCAGCCGGAGCGGTACATCCGCCCCGAGTCGGTCGCCGACGCGGTGCGGTTCGTGGTGGATGCGCCGGCCGATGTGCAGATCACGGACGTCGCGGTGCGGCCGCGCCAGGAGATCGCGCGCATCTAG
- a CDS encoding FAD/NAD(P)-binding protein: MVAAGARGAQPPLPLDDRLRADLAAIPDAHRALFETFPARNGLAADYRDELLVTRPEAHPSRALYGEYLAWCYDRAVAALPAGTRVIRHRSRAIGIERAGAGADDGAVAGAGADAAAVDRVDLADGTTVTADAVVIAAGWLPRGLSAAEQSFAAQVAADPALVWVAPGSPVEQDLTPVPDGAHAIVRGLGMGFFDTMALLTIGRGGRFVEDPEAVGGLRYEASGREPILHVTSRRGVPFRSKTLYGSLPPRTEQRMLLGVDWDRAPRPIDFDRAFWPRIVADAYLSYYTTLHRVRPEAFSAPFETVISGIEGAVAADAAGATPVSVPSGTAPLDTMAVALNALIAPSIPDPADRFDLLRDMHPAAERFDSPERYDAWVRDWVAEDLSEAEQGRESALKAGLWSVSTARAVANRVGTFGGFDAESRASGFAMLLAVGGMVGSGPPAFRNRQLLALVEAGLVHFIGPAARVSITSEGFTAESPTVDGSRVTTHVLIDAWMHFHDVAVTADPLAQSLLAAGRGRAFHIDARDGRRVATAGFDVDAATGRAVRADGSLDDSVHLAGIPVDDTLHDTVISPMPGTDPPMLRETDRVALSALTQAAAHAAQPHSEPQGAHRA, from the coding sequence GTGGTCGCTGCTGGTGCTCGGGGTGCGCAGCCGCCGCTGCCGCTCGACGACCGGCTGCGGGCCGACCTCGCGGCGATCCCGGATGCGCATCGCGCCCTGTTCGAGACCTTTCCGGCGCGCAACGGGCTCGCGGCGGACTACCGGGATGAACTGCTCGTCACCCGACCCGAGGCGCACCCCTCGCGGGCGCTCTACGGCGAGTACCTCGCCTGGTGCTACGACCGGGCTGTCGCCGCGCTGCCCGCCGGCACCCGGGTCATCCGCCACCGGAGCCGCGCGATCGGGATCGAACGCGCCGGTGCCGGTGCTGATGACGGCGCCGTTGCCGGTGCTGGAGCCGATGCGGCGGCCGTCGACCGGGTCGACCTCGCCGACGGCACGACGGTCACGGCCGACGCCGTGGTCATCGCCGCGGGGTGGCTGCCGCGCGGGCTGAGTGCGGCCGAGCAGTCGTTCGCGGCGCAGGTCGCCGCCGATCCCGCGCTCGTGTGGGTCGCACCCGGAAGCCCCGTCGAGCAGGATCTCACCCCGGTTCCGGACGGCGCCCACGCCATCGTCCGCGGCCTCGGCATGGGGTTCTTCGACACGATGGCGCTCCTCACCATCGGGCGCGGCGGGCGGTTCGTCGAGGATCCCGAAGCGGTCGGGGGCCTCCGATACGAGGCGTCGGGGCGGGAGCCGATCCTGCACGTCACCTCGCGCCGGGGTGTGCCGTTCCGCTCGAAGACGCTGTACGGGTCGCTGCCCCCGCGCACGGAGCAGCGCATGCTCCTCGGCGTGGACTGGGATCGGGCGCCGCGACCCATCGACTTCGATCGGGCGTTCTGGCCGCGCATCGTCGCCGACGCCTACCTGAGCTACTACACGACCCTGCACCGGGTGCGGCCCGAGGCCTTCTCGGCCCCGTTCGAGACCGTGATCAGCGGCATCGAGGGGGCGGTGGCGGCGGATGCGGCCGGTGCGACTCCGGTGTCGGTGCCCTCGGGTACGGCCCCGCTCGACACCATGGCGGTCGCGCTGAATGCGCTGATCGCGCCGTCGATTCCGGATCCGGCGGACCGATTCGACCTGCTCCGCGACATGCATCCCGCCGCCGAACGATTCGACTCCCCCGAGCGCTACGACGCGTGGGTGCGCGACTGGGTCGCCGAGGATCTCAGCGAGGCGGAGCAGGGACGCGAGAGCGCGCTGAAGGCGGGGCTGTGGTCCGTCAGCACGGCGCGCGCCGTGGCGAATCGCGTCGGCACCTTCGGCGGCTTCGACGCCGAGTCGCGCGCCTCCGGGTTCGCGATGCTGCTCGCCGTCGGGGGGATGGTCGGATCCGGCCCGCCCGCGTTCCGCAACCGGCAGCTGCTCGCGCTCGTCGAGGCCGGTCTCGTGCACTTCATCGGGCCGGCCGCCCGGGTGTCGATCACCTCGGAGGGCTTCACCGCGGAGTCGCCGACCGTCGACGGCTCGCGGGTCACGACCCACGTGCTCATCGACGCGTGGATGCACTTCCACGATGTGGCCGTGACCGCGGATCCGCTCGCGCAGTCGCTGCTGGCGGCCGGCCGCGGCCGCGCGTTCCACATCGACGCGCGCGATGGTCGCCGTGTCGCCACGGCCGGCTTCGACGTGGACGCGGCAACCGGCCGCGCGGTGCGGGCCGACGGATCCCTCGACGACTCGGTGCACCTCGCCGGGATCCCGGTCGACGACACCCTGCACGACACGGTGATCAGCCCGATGCCGGGAACCGATCCGCCGATGCTGCGCGAGACCGACCGGGTCGCGCTCAGTGCCCTGACCCAAGCCGCCGCGCACGCGGCGCAGCCCCACTCTGAACCGCAAGGAGCCCACCGTGCCTGA
- a CDS encoding TIGR04028 family ABC transporter substrate-binding protein encodes MNKRRVAVIAGLAAAAIALTGCASGAGDNGGGEAGGGTLTYLEPQTWITLYPPAGGFYPNGGVVNQITDRLLYQNPETLELEPWIAEELPEVNADATEYTFTLREGVTYSDGTPLDAENVVKNIDLFAKGDPDRALSVSEAINNYDRGEVVDERTVKFYFSAPSPGFAQAVSTINSGLLSSDTLDRTGEEFGPGNATEIIGSGPFVIADEKIGSELDLTTREDYDWAPPSRDHQGAAQIDGVNFIVAGEASVRVGTVVSGQADIARTIPAPDEGQFVGDTLSLVAAPTNGVNNGLNLRFGHPLLEDIKVRQAIIAGIDRQTIVDTLFTDSYPLATGVLAKSARGYVDTSEFYEFDQDRAKQLLDEAGWVEGSDGIREKDGQKLTLTFNEALPQPRSKEVVTLIQEQLAEIGIGVEIFAGDQVAQDEAQKDIDTIQVYHSMVGRADFDVLKSQLYSANRNAALNLNNTTGEVTDPELDTLLAQIASVPTVDERQAASAAAQQRIAEQAYVLPLFEEPQVFGLQSRVQGFSTESIGRPSFYEVTLEK; translated from the coding sequence ATGAACAAGCGCAGAGTCGCTGTGATCGCAGGACTGGCCGCTGCCGCCATCGCTCTGACCGGCTGCGCCTCGGGCGCGGGCGACAACGGGGGTGGCGAGGCCGGGGGCGGCACGCTCACCTACCTCGAGCCGCAGACCTGGATCACCCTGTACCCGCCGGCCGGCGGTTTCTACCCGAACGGCGGCGTGGTCAACCAGATCACCGATCGCCTGCTGTACCAGAACCCCGAGACTCTCGAGCTCGAGCCGTGGATCGCGGAGGAGCTGCCCGAGGTGAACGCCGACGCCACGGAGTACACCTTCACGCTGCGCGAGGGTGTGACCTACTCCGACGGCACGCCGCTCGACGCGGAGAACGTGGTCAAGAACATTGACCTCTTCGCGAAGGGCGACCCGGATCGGGCGCTCTCCGTCTCCGAGGCGATCAACAACTACGACCGCGGCGAGGTCGTCGACGAGCGCACCGTGAAGTTCTATTTCTCCGCGCCGTCCCCGGGCTTCGCCCAGGCCGTGTCGACCATCAACTCCGGTCTGCTGTCGAGCGACACCCTCGACCGCACCGGCGAGGAGTTCGGCCCCGGCAACGCCACCGAGATCATCGGCAGCGGTCCGTTCGTGATCGCGGACGAGAAGATCGGCAGCGAGCTCGACCTCACGACCCGCGAGGACTACGACTGGGCTCCGCCGTCCCGCGATCACCAGGGCGCTGCGCAGATCGACGGCGTGAACTTCATCGTCGCGGGTGAGGCGAGCGTGCGCGTCGGCACCGTCGTCTCCGGTCAGGCCGACATCGCGCGCACGATCCCCGCACCCGACGAGGGCCAGTTCGTGGGCGACACCCTGTCGCTCGTCGCCGCCCCCACGAACGGTGTGAACAACGGGCTGAACCTCCGCTTCGGTCACCCGCTGCTCGAAGACATCAAGGTGCGCCAGGCGATCATCGCGGGCATCGACCGCCAGACGATCGTCGACACCCTCTTCACCGACAGCTACCCGCTGGCGACCGGTGTGCTCGCCAAGAGCGCGCGCGGCTACGTCGACACCTCCGAGTTCTACGAGTTCGATCAGGATCGCGCGAAGCAGCTGCTCGACGAGGCCGGCTGGGTCGAGGGATCCGACGGCATCCGCGAGAAGGACGGCCAGAAGCTGACCCTCACCTTCAACGAGGCGCTGCCGCAGCCCCGCTCCAAGGAGGTCGTGACGCTCATCCAGGAGCAGCTGGCCGAGATCGGGATCGGCGTCGAGATCTTCGCCGGCGACCAGGTCGCGCAGGACGAGGCTCAGAAGGACATCGACACCATCCAGGTCTACCACTCCATGGTCGGCCGCGCCGACTTCGACGTGCTGAAGTCGCAGCTCTACTCCGCGAACCGCAACGCGGCGCTGAACCTCAACAACACGACCGGCGAGGTCACCGATCCCGAGCTCGACACGCTGCTCGCGCAGATCGCGTCCGTGCCCACCGTGGACGAGCGCCAGGCGGCCTCGGCCGCGGCCCAGCAGCGCATCGCCGAGCAGGCCTACGTGCTGCCGCTCTTCGAGGAGCCGCAGGTGTTCGGCCTCCAGTCGCGGGTGCAGGGCTTCTCGACCGAGTCGATCGGACGGCCGTCGTTCTACGAAGTGACGCTCGAGAAGTGA
- a CDS encoding ABC transporter permease, which yields MTAHTPADATGQTDRAQTDSARIDPTRPRIAWRALLRPGVLVPTLILLIALAWAIAPGLFTSVSPTAQVGTALQGPSAEHWFGTDATGRDMYARVVYGASQSITAAILAVLVGLVFGSIIGVTAGATGGRFDEALMRLVDVLLAIPTLLLSLSIVILLGFGTANAAIAVGVTSVAVFARLSRSQVVSVRASEFVEAAYGSGGTFFSVLWRHVLPNSLTPVIALAALQLGSAILQISTLGFLGYGAPPPTPEWGLLIAEGRNYVATAWWLTTLPGVVVAVVVIATNRLSQSINGGAR from the coding sequence ATGACCGCGCACACCCCCGCCGACGCGACCGGCCAGACCGACCGCGCGCAGACCGACAGCGCCCGCATCGACCCGACGCGCCCCCGCATCGCATGGCGCGCGCTGCTGCGCCCCGGCGTGCTCGTGCCGACGCTGATCCTGCTCATCGCGCTCGCCTGGGCGATCGCCCCGGGGCTCTTCACCTCGGTGAGCCCGACCGCGCAGGTCGGCACCGCGCTGCAGGGCCCGAGCGCCGAGCACTGGTTCGGCACCGACGCGACGGGCCGCGACATGTACGCGCGTGTCGTCTACGGCGCCTCGCAGTCGATCACCGCGGCGATCCTCGCGGTGCTCGTGGGCCTTGTCTTCGGGTCGATCATCGGCGTGACGGCTGGGGCTACGGGCGGCCGCTTCGACGAGGCGCTGATGCGGCTGGTCGACGTGCTGCTCGCGATCCCGACCCTGCTGCTGTCGCTCAGCATCGTGATCCTCCTCGGCTTCGGTACCGCGAACGCGGCGATCGCCGTGGGGGTCACGTCCGTCGCCGTGTTCGCGCGGCTATCTCGCTCACAGGTCGTGAGCGTGCGCGCGAGCGAGTTCGTCGAGGCCGCCTACGGCTCGGGCGGCACGTTCTTCAGCGTGCTGTGGCGGCACGTGCTGCCGAACTCGCTGACGCCGGTGATCGCCCTCGCCGCGCTGCAGCTCGGCTCCGCGATCCTCCAGATCTCGACCCTCGGGTTCCTCGGCTACGGCGCCCCGCCGCCCACGCCGGAGTGGGGCCTCCTCATCGCCGAGGGACGCAACTACGTGGCCACCGCCTGGTGGCTGACGACCCTCCCCGGCGTGGTCGTGGCCGTCGTGGTGATCGCGACGAACCGCCTCAGCCAGTCCATCAACGGAGGAGCCCGATGA